Proteins encoded within one genomic window of Prauserella marina:
- a CDS encoding serine/threonine-protein kinase, which produces MKPLVAGEPVWIGRYRLLAQLGQGGMGRVLLALSPDGRLAALKQIHPHLTNNPNFRTRFTHEITASRHVSGAHTAPILDADPNAPTPWLATLYIPGPNLNNTITTHGPLPTPALHHLTAGLTTALTDIHNTGLIHRDLKPSNILLTTDGPRVIDFGIARVGEGADLTGTGTVLGSPSYMSPEQASGQPLTPASDVFSLGSVLAMAATGRGLYTGASAPQTLFNILHTEPDLSGIPAPVREIVAACLVQDPAQRPTPQQILDHIGPPPPTSQPWPAPIHEHIAKQENDIRVLLALPAPPPPPTKRKWPKVAAAVAAVAVGVAGTILTVNLAGGADEQGTPASAEPMPVAEALHPDRLRNTDPCKVFSGEGDGPEAQDSDYLDRCDYRTPSGGRFTLKLGDEVTTAGARVSDRKIEELGVLLTDLTGGCEATIQLPELPSFGITVSNSASTSCVVVQNWLAEAVTALRLGGGEWDAPESSVVRSDPCAVVSPEAAREILARPATTELTGLRECSWNAGGTVVLSIEQGRGPHTGSEYSGVDVGGREATVRELTSSCVINWAQRPIDEKRTENVSVRAMTGEGSCDVAREFAETALEGLPRG; this is translated from the coding sequence GTGAAGCCGTTGGTCGCGGGTGAACCCGTCTGGATAGGCCGCTACCGCCTCCTGGCCCAACTCGGACAAGGCGGCATGGGACGCGTCCTGCTCGCACTCTCCCCAGACGGCAGACTCGCCGCCCTCAAACAAATCCACCCACACCTCACCAACAACCCCAACTTCCGCACCCGCTTCACCCACGAAATCACCGCATCACGCCACGTCTCCGGCGCACACACCGCACCCATCCTCGACGCCGACCCCAACGCACCAACACCCTGGCTCGCCACCCTCTACATCCCAGGCCCCAACCTCAACAACACCATCACCACCCACGGACCACTCCCCACCCCAGCACTCCACCACCTCACCGCAGGACTCACCACCGCACTCACCGACATCCACAACACCGGACTCATCCACCGCGACCTCAAACCCAGCAACATCCTCCTCACCACAGACGGACCCCGCGTCATCGACTTCGGCATCGCAAGGGTGGGAGAGGGCGCGGACCTCACCGGCACCGGAACGGTGCTCGGCTCGCCCTCCTACATGTCACCGGAGCAGGCTTCCGGACAACCGCTGACACCGGCGAGCGACGTGTTCTCGCTCGGTTCCGTGCTGGCCATGGCCGCGACGGGGCGCGGGCTGTACACCGGAGCCTCCGCGCCGCAGACGTTGTTCAACATCCTGCACACCGAGCCGGACCTTTCCGGAATTCCGGCGCCGGTTCGCGAGATCGTCGCGGCCTGCCTCGTGCAAGACCCCGCACAGCGCCCTACACCGCAACAGATCCTCGACCACATCGGACCACCCCCGCCGACCAGCCAACCCTGGCCCGCCCCCATCCACGAGCACATCGCCAAGCAGGAGAACGACATCAGGGTGCTGCTCGCCCTTCCGGCTCCTCCGCCACCTCCGACGAAGCGGAAGTGGCCGAAGGTCGCGGCGGCGGTGGCCGCCGTCGCCGTCGGGGTGGCTGGCACGATCCTCACGGTGAACCTGGCCGGTGGCGCCGACGAGCAGGGAACCCCGGCAAGCGCGGAGCCCATGCCGGTCGCCGAAGCTCTGCATCCCGACCGGCTCAGGAACACCGATCCGTGCAAGGTCTTTTCAGGTGAGGGAGATGGGCCGGAGGCTCAGGACTCCGACTACCTCGACCGGTGTGACTACCGGACCCCGTCGGGCGGGCGCTTCACGTTGAAACTCGGCGACGAGGTGACGACGGCGGGCGCGCGGGTGTCCGACCGGAAGATCGAGGAACTGGGCGTACTGCTGACGGACCTCACCGGTGGCTGCGAGGCGACGATCCAGCTTCCCGAGCTGCCGAGTTTCGGGATCACCGTGTCGAATTCGGCGAGCACCTCGTGCGTGGTCGTGCAGAACTGGCTCGCCGAAGCCGTGACCGCGCTGCGCTTGGGCGGCGGCGAGTGGGACGCGCCGGAATCCAGTGTGGTCCGTTCCGATCCCTGCGCGGTGGTATCGCCGGAAGCCGCGCGGGAGATCCTGGCACGACCGGCCACGACGGAACTGACGGGCCTGCGGGAATGCAGCTGGAACGCGGGCGGCACCGTGGTGCTCTCGATCGAGCAGGGCCGGGGTCCGCACACCGGCAGCGAGTATTCGGGGGTCGATGTCGGGGGCAGGGAAGCCACCGTGCGTGAGCTCACCAGCAGTTGCGTGATCAACTGGGCGCAGCGGCCGATCGACGAGAAGCGCACGGAGAACGTCAGCGTTCGCGCCATGACCGGCGAAGGTTCGTGCGACGTGGCGCGCGAATTCGCCGAGACCGCGCTCGAAGGACTGCCGCGAGGCTGA
- a CDS encoding NUDIX hydrolase: MIVAGGPLVDMLSRYEARDPLESAHLARVRDLVAGETDPWSRALPLHLTASAVIVHPETSRVLLRWHPRHQSWLLVGGHGDPGETDPLDVIHREGEEETGLTDLRPWPSADLRQVAVVGVPAKGDEPAHEHADLRFVLATSAPDEAVPEEPGAPLRWFALGDARAEVAEDNVREFLDRLAT; this comes from the coding sequence ATGATCGTCGCCGGTGGTCCACTTGTCGACATGTTGTCTCGATATGAGGCGCGTGACCCACTCGAATCGGCCCACCTCGCCAGGGTGCGCGACCTCGTCGCGGGCGAAACCGATCCCTGGTCGCGCGCGCTGCCGCTGCACCTCACCGCATCGGCCGTGATCGTGCACCCCGAGACGTCGAGGGTGCTGCTGCGCTGGCATCCCCGGCACCAGTCGTGGTTGCTGGTGGGCGGGCACGGCGACCCGGGTGAGACCGATCCGCTCGACGTCATCCACCGCGAGGGCGAGGAGGAAACCGGCCTCACCGATCTCAGGCCGTGGCCTTCCGCCGACCTCCGGCAGGTCGCGGTCGTCGGGGTACCCGCGAAAGGTGACGAACCCGCACACGAGCACGCCGACCTGCGGTTCGTCCTGGCGACATCGGCACCGGACGAGGCCGTGCCGGAGGAACCGGGTGCTCCGCTGCGCTGGTTCGCCCTCGGCGACGCACGTGCCGAGGTCGCGGAAGACAACGTCAGGGAATTCCTCGATCGGCTGGCGACCTGA
- a CDS encoding serine/threonine-protein kinase, which produces MKPLVAGEPVWIGRYRLLAQLGQGGMGRVLLALSPDGRLAALKQIHPHLTNNPNFRTRFTHEITASRHVSGAHTAPILDADPNAPTPWLATLYIPGPNLNNTITTHGPLPTPALHHLTAGLTTALTDIHNTGLIHRDLKPSNILLTTDGPRVIDFGIARAVDDDPDRTHTGELVGSPGFMSPEQAEGKPLTAASDVFALGSLLAMAATGRAPFDGVTAPQTLYNILYTEPDTSGIPSPLREIIAACLAKDPAQRPTPQQILDHIGPPPPTSQPWPAPIHEQITKLAAKAHAAARTPPKRSRLKVAGAALAAAAVGGGAVLSVMLIGLTDQQKGTASAAAAPPSSETTVDDDPLSANRLRAVDPCAVFDDGVEPVIGVHFNMCTYTDPDGHWLELKIGTHVPSDAVPSDEIAGLAVGVDEFGSRGHCRATAILPEDPANGITVQAGPGTSETPKDDYCDSAKEGLGDAIERITSGTANRTDGEDSLATVDPCTLIEAAELQRVFSIAPTTEKEGLHGCSWQVNGKIKLDLENAVPPGTTESEKPIKLGDIDAFEQAQPADGSPSCTVSWSHRESGKTFDEVVRLRYLATGTGLPVEEVCGKVREAAASIIPRLPQS; this is translated from the coding sequence GTGAAGCCGTTGGTCGCGGGTGAACCCGTCTGGATAGGCCGCTACCGCCTCCTGGCCCAACTCGGACAAGGCGGCATGGGACGCGTCCTGCTCGCACTCTCCCCAGACGGCAGACTCGCCGCCCTCAAACAAATCCACCCACACCTCACCAACAACCCCAACTTCCGCACCCGCTTCACCCACGAAATCACCGCATCACGCCACGTCTCCGGCGCACACACCGCACCCATCCTCGACGCCGACCCCAACGCACCAACACCCTGGCTCGCCACCCTCTACATCCCAGGCCCCAACCTCAACAACACCATCACCACCCACGGACCACTCCCCACCCCAGCACTCCACCACCTCACCGCAGGACTCACCACCGCACTCACCGACATCCACAACACCGGACTCATCCACCGCGACCTCAAACCCAGCAACATCCTCCTCACCACAGACGGACCCCGCGTCATCGACTTCGGCATCGCAAGGGCCGTCGACGACGATCCCGATCGGACACACACGGGGGAACTCGTGGGGTCGCCGGGATTCATGTCCCCGGAACAGGCGGAGGGCAAGCCACTCACCGCGGCCAGCGACGTGTTCGCTCTCGGCTCGCTTCTCGCGATGGCGGCGACCGGAAGAGCACCCTTCGACGGTGTGACGGCTCCACAGACGCTCTACAACATCCTCTACACCGAGCCGGATACTTCCGGGATTCCCTCGCCGCTGCGGGAGATCATCGCCGCGTGCCTCGCGAAAGACCCCGCACAGCGCCCTACACCGCAACAGATCCTCGACCACATCGGACCACCCCCGCCGACCAGCCAACCCTGGCCCGCCCCCATCCACGAGCAGATCACCAAACTGGCGGCCAAGGCTCACGCCGCGGCGCGCACGCCGCCGAAACGCAGCAGGCTCAAGGTGGCCGGTGCCGCGCTCGCGGCCGCTGCCGTCGGTGGCGGTGCCGTGCTCTCGGTCATGCTGATCGGCCTCACCGACCAGCAAAAGGGAACCGCGTCCGCCGCGGCTGCTCCCCCGAGCTCAGAGACCACTGTGGACGATGATCCGCTGAGCGCGAACCGGCTGCGCGCCGTCGATCCGTGCGCGGTGTTCGACGACGGCGTCGAACCGGTCATCGGCGTGCATTTCAACATGTGCACCTACACCGATCCGGACGGGCACTGGCTCGAACTCAAGATCGGTACCCATGTGCCATCCGATGCCGTCCCCTCCGACGAGATCGCGGGCTTGGCCGTCGGCGTGGACGAGTTCGGCAGCCGAGGGCATTGCAGGGCGACCGCCATCCTGCCGGAGGACCCTGCGAACGGCATCACGGTGCAGGCGGGGCCGGGAACGAGCGAGACGCCGAAGGACGACTACTGCGACAGCGCCAAGGAAGGGCTCGGCGACGCGATCGAGCGGATCACCTCGGGAACGGCGAACCGGACCGACGGCGAGGATTCACTGGCCACAGTGGACCCTTGCACCTTGATCGAGGCGGCGGAACTGCAACGCGTCTTCTCGATAGCGCCGACGACGGAGAAAGAGGGCCTGCACGGTTGTTCCTGGCAGGTCAACGGAAAGATCAAGCTCGACCTGGAGAACGCCGTACCTCCAGGAACGACCGAGAGCGAAAAACCCATCAAACTCGGCGACATCGACGCCTTCGAGCAAGCACAGCCAGCCGACGGAAGCCCTTCCTGCACGGTGAGCTGGAGCCACCGCGAATCAGGCAAAACATTCGACGAGGTCGTCCGGTTACGTTATCTGGCAACGGGAACCGGCCTTCCGGTCGAGGAAGTGTGCGGCAAGGTCCGGGAAGCAGCGGCTTCGATCATCCCGAGATTGCCGCAGTCGTGA